The window CCAGGATGAATGCATTCAGACCTTCTTCATAATGCCTGCCTGATGTGATGAACCCCTCATTGTGGGTACCAGAGATTTCGAGGAATCTCTTCGGCTCCTTCGCCGCCTCAAACAGTTGCCGCCCGTGTTCAAAGGGCATTATTTCATCATCGCGGCTGTGGACAATCAGAACGGGGCAATCCACTCTGCCCAGGTACTCTGCCGTATCGTATTTAAAACGCGATAGCCACCTTACCGGAAGATAGGGATAGAGTGTGGCAGCAATATCGGGAAGGGATGTAAATGTTGACTCAAGGATAAGTGCCCTTGGCGGGTGGGTCTGCGCAAGCCACGAGGCAATCGCACCACCAAGCGACCGGCCAAAAACGACTATTTGGTCCGGATTCATCTGGCGCGTCTCAATCAAGTACCGCCACGCCGCCTCAGCATCTTTGTAGGTGCCCTGCTCCGTGGGCTTTCCTTTACTCTGGCCGTAGCCTCGGTAGTCGAAAATGAAAACGTCCAGTCCGAGTCGATGAAACTGTTGAACGGACTCTAACCGGTGTGATATGTTGCCTGCGTTACCATGACAGAATAGAATCACACCACTGGCACCAGCGCAGGGAATAAACCAGCCAGAGAGCTCGATCCTGTCCGAGGTTTCAAATGAGACGTTCTCGAAGTTGAGCCCAATGCTACCGGGGTCCGCTACAAGAATGCGTTCAGGATAGTACACATAGTGGGATTGGAAAATGAAGAGGAGGCCGGCAAGAATGATGTAGGCGCCGGCGACAGCGACAACAACCCAGATGCCTGGCATGAGAAGTCCCTTCCATTTCAGCAGACTTCGCCCGAGAGGTTTCATTTGTATGTACATGTAGCCAGTCTGTTTGATGCCTGCCCGTTTCTGGGATGATACTGGCACTAGCTCATGGGAAGAAACTACAAGGCGGCCGGACGTACCCGCGCTGTTTTTCTGCCTATTCCAGTTGTGCCTCTTCTAACCCGAAGAAGTGCCCCACCTCGTGAAGTACTGTGAGACGCACCTCGGCCTCGATGTCTTCCTCAGTATGACAGGCTCGCTCAATGGGTCCCTTGAATATCGTTATCACGTCAGGCAAGGTGACATCCTCCAGTGAGCGTTCTGTGAGGGGTATTCCCTCATAGAGCCCCAGGGTGTCAGGCATGTCTTCTGGCGGTTCATCTTCTATCACCACCGCCACATTCTCCAGTCTGCTCCGGAATTCCTTTGGCAGGGCTGCCAGCGCCCTCCTTACCAGGCGCTCAAACCTTCGACGAGACAAGTTACTTCTTCCTACCATATCGAGATTGCCCCTCCTGATTCTTAATTGTGCCTGTACTATGGCGGATAGTCAACACCAAGTCTCACCAGTCACTTCCGTTGATCTGCTGGGTCTTAAGCCAACGTAACCTATGTGGGTTGGCTAGCATCTATACAGAAGTTGGCTCCGTCTGCGGCATGGACCGCCATGGCGGTATGCATGGTACTCACGATTGCCTGCTTGCTCCTGTCCCCCGTGGTGCTGCGTCGCAAGGAACTCTAGCAGTGTGACGAAAAACCCCGACCATCCTCTATCTGGGGGACACCCCCAGACCCCCGTCATAAGGGGGCGCCCCTCAGAAGGGGCGAAGCCCCTCTGGACTCCCCTTTTTCAGTTCACTCCTAGAGCTTTCCCATCTCATCCAGCAGCTTGACTACCCGGAGTGTTTCCGCAATCCCGGTAGTGCCACGCATGGACACCACTACCGAGAGTGTTTCCAGTATCTCTTCTGTGGTCGCTCCGGCGTCAAGTGCACCCGTGGTCTGTCCCAGGATGCAGTTAGTGCATCCGGCACCAAGTGCCAGGGCCAACGACATCAGCCGCTTTGTCTTTGTGCTGAGGGCTCCGTCCTTGTACACTTCACTTATTACCGGGATTTCAACATCCCACAGGTCGGGTAGAGCCTTCCGAAACTTACGCAGCAGTTGCACACGCCCTTCGTTGAGTTCAACCTGACTCTCCATGCTTTCTACCTCTCCCCTTTCTATTATTACCAGAAATCTATTGGAACAGTCTGATAGAAATCATAAGCAGGAAACCCGGCACTGTCAACCTTCTCTGCTTATGAGCCAATTCGACCTATTGACATCGGACTTCGGATGGTCTATTCTCCATTTGCCAGGTTGCACAAACCACTCCAGAGTTTCCTGAGCAGTATATAGCGTAGACCATAGTCCCGGGTAAGCAGGAGGTGGCATTATGGCGACCGATACTATCTATCACAAGAGACCGTGGTTGAAGTTCTACCGTCCTGAAGTACCACCCGACGTGGATATCCCGGAGCAGTCCGTGGTAGAGACATTCGATGCCGCCACGGAGAGGTGGCGGGACAAGACTGCCCTGGTATTCTACGGCAGGAAGCTAAGCTACCGGGAGCTAAGAGACCAGGTCGACAGGTTCGCCACTGCCCTGGCCGACCTCGGGGTGAAAAAGGGAGACAAGGTCGCCTTGCTCCTGCTTAACTCCCCCCAGTTTATCATTGCCTACTTCGGGGCCCTCAAGGCCGGAGCGACCCTGACGCCAATCAGCCCCATGTACGTCTCGTCCGAAATCAAGCACCAGATAGAGGACAGCGGTGCACGGAGTATCATCTGCCAGGACATCCTGTATGACCATGTGGAGAAGGCGGGGGTGGAGCTTGACCGCGTGATCCTGACCGATGTCACCGAGTACCTTCCCCGCCTGAAGAGGTTCCTCGGCAAGAGCATGCTCCGCGCGGTGTACCAGAAGATGTCCGCGCCTCCGATGGACATCTACCAGAGAGAAGGCTTCTACCAGTTCCAGGACCTCCTCAAAGGCTATCCGCCGGAACCGCCACACATTGAGTTCAACGTCCGTGAGGACCTGGTGACCCTGCCCTATACCGGCGGTACCACCGGACTACCCAAGGGTGCTATGATAACTCACCACAATATCGTCGCTGCCCATCACCTCGGTCAGGCGTTCTGGGGGGATGTCATGGAGGTCGGTAAGGAGATTATCCTTGCCTACCTGCCCTTCTACCACATCTACGGTCAGTCCGTGGTCATGCTGGGCGGGATATCCCAGGGCTATACCCTGGTGATATTTACTACCCCGGACCTGGATGATATTCTGAACTCCATAGAGAGCTACCGGGCGACTATATTTTACAGTGTGCCCTCGCTATACGAGGCGCTCAGGGACTATGCCCGGACCGACCGGGTGAACTGGAAACGCCTCAAAGTGCTGGTATCCGGGGCGGACGCCCTCCTTGAGGATACTGCCAGGGGCTGGGAGCAGCGGACCGGCACCAGGATACATGAGGGGTGGGGCATGACCGAGACCAGTTCGGTGGGTATTCTCAACCCCTACGGCCGGCCGAAGGTTGGCTCCTTTGGCATACCGCTCTCCAATACCATTGCTGCCATAGTCGACCCCGACGGTACGGATTTCCTGCCCGTAGGGGAGGTAGGGGAGCTTCTGGTCAGGGGACCGCAGGTGATGAAGGGGTACTGGAACCAGTCGGCAGAGACGGAAGAGGTCCTCGTGGAGATTGATGGAGAAAAATGGCTGCGTACCAGCGACCTTGCCAGCATGGACGAAGAAGGATACTTCTCCTTCTACGATAGAAAACGGGACATGATAAAGTACAAGGGTCTGGCCGTATTCGCGCGTGAGGTGGAGGAAGTGCTGGCGAATCACCCTCAGGTAAAGGAGGCGGGCGTAATCGGCGTTCCGGACCCGGAGGTGGGCGAGAGGGTCAAGGCGGTGGTTGTCCTGGAGACGGAAGCCAGGGGCAAGGTGCTGGAAGAGGAGATTATCAAATACTGCCAGGAGAATCTGGCCCACTATAAGTGCCCCAGGATAGTAGAGTTCCGGGGTGAGGTACCCAAGACGGACGTCGGCAAGGTGTCCCGGCGTGAGCTGAGGGAGACCGAGGAGCTGTAAGATGGCTGCTTTCTTCGAGGTAGAGAACCTGACCAAGCGCTTCGGCGGCCTGGTAGCTGTCGATAACGTAAGCTTCGAGGTGGGGCGGGATGAGATTGTCGGGCTGATTGGCCCCAACGGTGCCGGGAAGACCACGCTGGTGCGGTGTATTCTGGGCATACTGAAGCCCGATACGGGAAAGGTCCGGTTCAAGGGAGAGGACATCACCAGGCACCGTTCCTGGGATGTTGTCCAGAGAGGCCTGGTGGGGACTTTCCAGGTGGTCAAACCGTTTCGCCGCCTGCCGATAATTGCCAATGTCATGGTGGGATGTCTTTCACCGCGTGTGAAGAAGCGTGGCGAATGGGTAAAGCGAATAGAGGTCAAGGCCCGGGATGCACTTGAGTTTGTTGGTATTGCTGACATGGCTCTTGAACCTGCCTCTGTCCTGTCCCACGGTGACCTGAAGCGGCTGGAGGTAGCCAGGGCAATAGCCACTGACCCCGAATTGCTGTTGCTTGACGAACCGTTCGGCGGGCTGAACCCAGCCGAGACCGAGCTTATGGCTAAGTCCATCAAACGGTTGCACAAGGGGGGGAGATTTGGCAGGCTGCACAGCGAAGGGCCGGCAATGCTCATCATTGAACACAAACTCAGCGAACTGATGAAGATAGTGGACAGGTTGGTCGTTCTTAACTTCGGTGAGGTGATTGCCCAGGGCACCCCGGAAGAAATATCCAGGAATGAACAGGTGATTGAGGCCTACACCGGCAAGGAGGTGCTCATTGCTTGAGGTTAAGGGAGTAACCGTTCGCTACGACACCGCGATGGTTCTCGATGAAGCCAGTCTCCACGTTGAAAAAGGTGAACTGGTGGGGCTGGTTGGCCCCAATGGCGCCGGGAAGTCCACTCTACTCCGGGCGATATCCGGGCTGGTGAGGTGGGAGAAGGAAGTACTCAGGGGGACCAGGAAGGCAGATATAACCTTTGAGGGGACCATTGAGTTCGAAGGGGAGAGGATTGACGGGCTCTCCGCATCGGAGATAGCGGAGAGAGGCCTTGTCCTTTGCCCGGAGAGGGGCAGGCCGTTTGTGGAAATGACGGT of the Dehalococcoidales bacterium genome contains:
- a CDS encoding alpha/beta hydrolase → MPGIWVVVAVAGAYIILAGLLFIFQSHYVYYPERILVADPGSIGLNFENVSFETSDRIELSGWFIPCAGASGVILFCHGNAGNISHRLESVQQFHRLGLDVFIFDYRGYGQSKGKPTEQGTYKDAEAAWRYLIETRQMNPDQIVVFGRSLGGAIASWLAQTHPPRALILESTFTSLPDIAATLYPYLPVRWLSRFKYDTAEYLGRVDCPVLIVHSRDDEIMPFEHGRQLFEAAKEPKRFLEISGTHNEGFITSGRHYEEGLNAFIL
- a CDS encoding metallopeptidase family protein, whose amino-acid sequence is MVGRSNLSRRRFERLVRRALAALPKEFRSRLENVAVVIEDEPPEDMPDTLGLYEGIPLTERSLEDVTLPDVITIFKGPIERACHTEEDIEAEVRLTVLHEVGHFFGLEEAQLE
- a CDS encoding carboxymuconolactone decarboxylase family protein; its protein translation is MESQVELNEGRVQLLRKFRKALPDLWDVEIPVISEVYKDGALSTKTKRLMSLALALGAGCTNCILGQTTGALDAGATTEEILETLSVVVSMRGTTGIAETLRVVKLLDEMGKL
- a CDS encoding long-chain fatty acid--CoA ligase, producing the protein MATDTIYHKRPWLKFYRPEVPPDVDIPEQSVVETFDAATERWRDKTALVFYGRKLSYRELRDQVDRFATALADLGVKKGDKVALLLLNSPQFIIAYFGALKAGATLTPISPMYVSSEIKHQIEDSGARSIICQDILYDHVEKAGVELDRVILTDVTEYLPRLKRFLGKSMLRAVYQKMSAPPMDIYQREGFYQFQDLLKGYPPEPPHIEFNVREDLVTLPYTGGTTGLPKGAMITHHNIVAAHHLGQAFWGDVMEVGKEIILAYLPFYHIYGQSVVMLGGISQGYTLVIFTTPDLDDILNSIESYRATIFYSVPSLYEALRDYARTDRVNWKRLKVLVSGADALLEDTARGWEQRTGTRIHEGWGMTETSSVGILNPYGRPKVGSFGIPLSNTIAAIVDPDGTDFLPVGEVGELLVRGPQVMKGYWNQSAETEEVLVEIDGEKWLRTSDLASMDEEGYFSFYDRKRDMIKYKGLAVFAREVEEVLANHPQVKEAGVIGVPDPEVGERVKAVVVLETEARGKVLEEEIIKYCQENLAHYKCPRIVEFRGEVPKTDVGKVSRRELRETEEL
- a CDS encoding ABC transporter ATP-binding protein; its protein translation is MAAFFEVENLTKRFGGLVAVDNVSFEVGRDEIVGLIGPNGAGKTTLVRCILGILKPDTGKVRFKGEDITRHRSWDVVQRGLVGTFQVVKPFRRLPIIANVMVGCLSPRVKKRGEWVKRIEVKARDALEFVGIADMALEPASVLSHGDLKRLEVARAIATDPELLLLDEPFGGLNPAETELMAKSIKRLHKGGRFGRLHSEGPAMLIIEHKLSELMKIVDRLVVLNFGEVIAQGTPEEISRNEQVIEAYTGKEVLIA